A single Prevotella sp. E15-22 DNA region contains:
- a CDS encoding biopolymer transporter ExbD, with the protein MPGLNTTSTADISFMLLIFFLVTSSMDSDWGLPRQLPTPEDHTQEQEVVVKKRNALCLVLGADGLLTCNGESLKIDDLSMRVEEFVDNAKNDPLLPEKSKREVHLLGLCQVSDRHVIMIDVHPEATYDAYFQMQNAIVQGYNNLRNQLAMRRFGRPLNACSTEQRDAIGMVYPQRISEQTISQEGGAR; encoded by the coding sequence ATGCCAGGTCTGAACACGACTTCAACAGCCGATATTTCATTCATGCTGTTGATCTTCTTCCTTGTTACTTCCTCAATGGATAGCGACTGGGGACTTCCCCGTCAGTTGCCAACTCCTGAAGATCATACTCAAGAACAAGAGGTTGTTGTCAAAAAGCGCAATGCACTTTGCCTTGTACTTGGTGCTGATGGCTTGTTGACATGCAATGGTGAATCTCTTAAGATTGATGACTTGTCAATGCGTGTGGAGGAATTTGTGGACAACGCAAAGAATGATCCTCTTCTTCCAGAGAAAAGTAAGCGTGAGGTTCATTTGCTTGGACTTTGTCAGGTTAGCGATCGTCATGTGATTATGATTGATGTTCATCCTGAAGCTACTTATGATGCCTATTTTCAAATGCAGAATGCTATTGTTCAGGGTTATAACAACCTGCGTAATCAATTGGCTATGCGTCGTTTTGGACGTCCATTAAATGCCTGTAGTACAGAACAGCGCGATGCCATTGGTATGGTCTATCCTCAGCGTATTAGTGAACAGACAATCAGTCAGGAAGGAGGTGCCAGATGA
- a CDS encoding biopolymer transporter ExbD, with protein sequence MKRGVFRRRRREMPGLNTAALPDLIFTVLFFFMIVTHMRDVDPQVRYQVPQGTELQKLNHKSAVSYVYIGRVTGAPVDSFYIQLNNKLATIDDIKAYVEQERSQMSSEDQPRMTVSIKADRDVPYAIISGVKQALQESFALKINYSASKK encoded by the coding sequence ATGAAAAGAGGAGTGTTCCGCCGTCGTCGCCGTGAAATGCCGGGTCTTAATACGGCAGCCTTGCCCGACTTGATTTTTACCGTCCTCTTCTTTTTTATGATTGTCACTCATATGCGTGATGTGGATCCTCAGGTGCGTTATCAAGTGCCTCAGGGTACGGAACTTCAGAAGTTGAATCATAAGTCTGCTGTCAGTTATGTCTATATCGGCCGTGTGACAGGTGCACCCGTTGACAGTTTCTATATCCAGTTGAACAACAAGTTGGCTACGATTGATGATATCAAAGCCTATGTTGAGCAGGAACGCTCGCAAATGTCATCGGAAGACCAGCCTCGTATGACAGTCTCCATTAAGGCCGACCGCGATGTACCATATGCTATTATTTCTGGGGTGAAACAGGCATTACAAGAGTCATTTGCTTTAAAAATCAACTACTCTGCGTCAAAAAAGTAA